One window of Gloeothece citriformis PCC 7424 genomic DNA carries:
- a CDS encoding eCIS core domain-containing protein, with protein MGFERYQEREKAYIEDSTSQLRPYSSIVQPLEEDILPEKLTPQVDFDFMQLLRVPQAEQAIQGKGDETKTEEMGREDVTEKGAVIQEKSEEKPNLTGLPDDLKAGVENLSGYSLDDVRVHYNSPKLAQLQALAYTHGTEIHVASGQEEHLPHEAWHVVQQMQGSVKPTMQMKGVQINDDQGLEKEADVMGKRALMIPQNSKLSLRQNPKQPNGEAPVQGMFEEIYELAAQYSLLIGVALAVATIYGIAKTVNLIKNCIHKGRDVNKALTAVLKEDKSIESDKEAIEGSKDSSDELGEIDSDQGMVGDCLYTAVSLARGNPVGEIELALRQIATDWLINVQDDHEIFQYAARQDLINVVSKPQEWNDDAGDISAVVLAYSQQITLHVVTNTNVYVFNPGNIVVTIYYHSNHYTCQPVEGVHTGKEKEIISSPKKSVSKGKKADKIVVTYSEFTDIIKNKNLFIGKKFKNVIEELEKKYDFSDITEYSKRLQANWSKYNQTTDVYQAEETEEIVGNDSGDASSKPKRRQYNIKDLTNKGLNKAQLNDIRKCIEEYNERGAGKNLHTGVGTIPTMDLTDPSWGGKGRGDARLQFHPDGSLTAVNHKGKSL; from the coding sequence ATGGGATTTGAGCGTTATCAAGAGAGAGAAAAGGCATATATTGAGGATTCTACCTCACAGTTAAGACCCTATAGCAGTATTGTACAACCTTTAGAGGAGGATATACTCCCAGAGAAGTTGACCCCACAGGTTGATTTTGATTTTATGCAGTTATTGCGCGTCCCTCAAGCAGAACAAGCGATACAAGGGAAAGGGGATGAAACAAAAACCGAGGAAATGGGAAGGGAAGATGTTACCGAAAAAGGGGCAGTGATACAAGAGAAAAGCGAAGAAAAGCCCAATTTAACAGGATTACCAGATGACCTTAAAGCAGGTGTGGAGAATTTATCGGGATATTCGTTAGATGATGTCAGAGTTCATTATAATTCACCGAAACTAGCCCAATTACAGGCATTAGCTTATACGCATGGGACAGAGATTCATGTAGCATCGGGACAAGAAGAACATTTACCCCATGAAGCATGGCACGTGGTTCAGCAGATGCAGGGAAGCGTGAAACCAACGATGCAGATGAAGGGGGTACAGATTAATGATGATCAGGGTTTGGAGAAAGAAGCGGATGTGATGGGAAAGAGAGCCTTAATGATACCCCAAAATTCCAAGTTGTCCTTGCGACAAAACCCCAAACAGCCTAACGGAGAAGCACCCGTGCAAGGGATGTTTGAAGAAATATACGAGCTTGCCGCTCAGTATTCCTTGCTTATAGGGGTTGCTTTAGCAGTAGCAACCATCTACGGTATAGCCAAAACAGTCAACTTAATCAAAAATTGTATTCACAAAGGAAGAGATGTAAATAAAGCGTTAACTGCTGTCTTAAAGGAAGACAAAAGTATTGAAAGTGACAAGGAAGCTATTGAAGGTAGCAAAGATAGCTCTGATGAATTAGGAGAAATAGATTCCGATCAAGGTATGGTTGGGGATTGTCTCTACACAGCAGTAAGTCTTGCGAGGGGGAATCCTGTTGGTGAGATTGAATTGGCATTGCGACAAATAGCCACTGATTGGCTTATCAATGTACAAGATGATCATGAGATTTTCCAGTATGCGGCTCGCCAAGACTTAATAAATGTTGTTTCCAAACCACAGGAATGGAATGATGATGCGGGAGACATTTCAGCAGTAGTTTTGGCTTATAGCCAACAAATAACCTTGCATGTAGTAACGAATACGAATGTGTATGTTTTTAATCCAGGGAACATTGTTGTAACAATTTATTATCATAGCAACCATTACACCTGTCAGCCGGTTGAGGGAGTTCACACAGGAAAAGAAAAAGAAATTATTTCATCACCCAAAAAGTCAGTAAGCAAAGGAAAAAAGGCAGATAAAATTGTTGTAACCTATTCAGAGTTTACAGATATTATAAAAAATAAGAATCTTTTTATTGGAAAAAAATTCAAAAATGTCATAGAAGAATTAGAAAAAAAATATGATTTTTCTGATATCACTGAGTATAGCAAGAGACTACAGGCTAACTGGAGCAAATATAATCAAACAACTGATGTATATCAAGCAGAAGAAACAGAAGAAATAGTAGGCAACGATAGTGGAGATGCTTCGTCAAAACCTAAAAGACGACAATATAATATTAAAGATTTGACAAATAAAGGATTAAATAAAGCTCAACTTAATGACATACGAAAATGTATTGAGGAGTATAATGAACGGGGAGCCGGTAAAAATCTCCATACAGGAGTAGGAACTATACCAACTATGGATTTAACTGATCCTTCATGGGGGGGAAAAGGAAGAGGTGATGCTCGTTTGCAATTTCATCCTGATGGGTCTCTTACCGCAGTAAATCATAAGGGAAAAAGCCTATAG
- a CDS encoding phage tail protein, which translates to MPELSKPIAPTSFYLEIAGVVDGEKSIFKSVKIPQYQPKVQGGQQVIGCTKGGKTIRQVNSGGFEGLFSFDCVCVASGDDGSTSKLMYDWFKKCLPTSDGGQGKWADNRKSGAITAYDTDGKEVAKWEFVDAFPSKYKCADLDVSSSNYLDETYTITCEKFNRTQ; encoded by the coding sequence ATGCCAGAACTGTCAAAACCTATTGCCCCCACCAGTTTTTATTTAGAAATTGCTGGGGTTGTCGATGGGGAAAAATCTATTTTTAAAAGTGTCAAAATTCCTCAGTATCAACCCAAGGTACAAGGTGGACAACAAGTCATTGGCTGTACAAAAGGGGGCAAAACTATTAGGCAGGTTAATAGTGGAGGTTTTGAGGGCTTATTTTCCTTTGATTGTGTCTGTGTCGCCAGTGGTGATGATGGGAGTACCAGTAAACTGATGTATGACTGGTTTAAAAAATGTCTTCCCACTTCTGATGGCGGACAAGGCAAATGGGCTGATAATCGTAAAAGTGGGGCAATAACTGCCTATGATACCGATGGAAAAGAAGTGGCTAAATGGGAATTTGTCGATGCTTTTCCCTCTAAATATAAATGTGCCGATCTCGATGTTTCATCTTCTAATTATTTAGATGAAACTTACACCATTACCTGCGAAAAATTTAATCGCACACAATAA
- a CDS encoding GPW/gp25 family protein, whose protein sequence is MSEEIAKNPSRSVKISIIGLLLPTAIAMTYSSASYNYIGKGIGFPVGVNIQGNLQTSSEIRNIEESIRIILGTKLGERVYRPNFGCSLNELTFAPMNTTTLLQIRIAVQIALETWEPRIVIDKIDTETDYNQDKVNIIINYHPLDSYDSRSLVYPFYLNT, encoded by the coding sequence TTGTCTGAAGAAATCGCCAAAAATCCCTCAAGGTCGGTAAAAATATCAATTATAGGCTTACTCTTACCAACAGCGATCGCTATGACTTATTCTTCAGCTTCATATAACTATATCGGAAAAGGAATCGGTTTCCCCGTTGGGGTTAACATACAAGGGAATCTACAAACCAGTTCCGAAATTAGAAATATAGAAGAATCCATTCGCATTATTTTGGGGACAAAACTAGGAGAAAGAGTCTACCGTCCTAACTTTGGTTGTAGTTTGAACGAATTAACCTTCGCACCAATGAACACAACAACCTTATTGCAGATTCGTATTGCTGTGCAAATAGCCTTAGAAACTTGGGAACCCAGAATTGTTATCGATAAAATTGACACAGAAACCGATTATAACCAAGATAAAGTTAATATTATCATTAATTATCATCCCCTCGATAGTTATGATTCCCGTAGTTTAGTCTATCCTTTTTATCTTAATACTTAA
- a CDS encoding VgrG-related protein — protein sequence MSNLKYLAQPLLKIDGQDAEKKLLEDIVEIIVEQSISEPAQFKITFNNDYFPGRTVDKPWQREALFTIGSAIEIGFINVTTEDENFNTEQKEMIIKGEITQIEAHFNPQAQAPITIIGHDISHRLYRGKYSRSFQNMSDSDIVKKIIGEEGIQAGTIDETGGPYGYGDINNQNGYLFQDSQTNIDFLRNLAERNGFELFVKEGKLHFRKSKADETLTLKWLKDIQEFKVKVSSSQQVAGVKVSAWDYENKKVLISEKNQPSSQVLTKTEHGEGKKTSKVFQEKPNNPTTNVVNQAIYNQTQGDKLAQGLVDEISREFITAESKTAGNPTLCPGKVVKLTEMGKYSGQYYVTQTRHTYQKGNYLTEFSVKGIHGKENSTINQSSENGSNGHSVLVGIVSNNKDPKGWGRVRVKFPTLTEDHESYWARVVGIGAGNNRGFDCLPEINDEVLVVFENGDIHRPYVVGGVWNGKDKPPEKIDNTIDDGKVRLRTFKTRTGHTLQFVEEDKSGVKKGIYLDSVYGHQVHLKDTEKNIQLKTKNGHLVNLADEQKQIEIKTQNGHIVNLNDQNNQISLKTSQGAKATITMTGTTGDITIKSTLGKIAIVGQTEVSVKALNTKINATGQVDVSASGIVNIKGAMVKIN from the coding sequence ATGTCCAATCTTAAATATTTAGCCCAACCGCTTTTAAAAATTGATGGTCAAGACGCAGAAAAAAAATTATTAGAAGATATTGTAGAAATTATTGTAGAACAAAGTATTTCTGAGCCTGCACAATTTAAAATTACTTTTAATAATGATTATTTTCCCGGTCGTACTGTTGACAAACCTTGGCAAAGAGAAGCTTTATTTACCATCGGATCAGCCATAGAAATCGGATTTATTAATGTCACTACAGAAGATGAAAACTTTAATACAGAACAAAAAGAGATGATAATTAAAGGAGAAATAACGCAAATAGAAGCCCATTTTAATCCTCAAGCTCAAGCCCCTATTACTATTATTGGGCATGATATTTCTCATCGTCTTTATCGAGGAAAATATAGTCGGTCTTTCCAAAATATGAGTGATAGCGATATTGTCAAAAAAATTATTGGAGAAGAAGGGATTCAAGCCGGAACAATTGACGAAACAGGCGGTCCTTATGGTTATGGAGATATTAATAATCAAAATGGCTATCTTTTCCAAGATAGTCAAACCAATATAGATTTTTTAAGAAATTTAGCCGAAAGAAATGGTTTTGAACTGTTTGTCAAAGAGGGTAAACTCCATTTTCGTAAATCTAAAGCTGATGAAACTTTGACCCTTAAATGGTTAAAAGACATACAAGAATTTAAAGTTAAAGTGAGTAGTTCCCAACAGGTAGCCGGGGTAAAAGTAAGCGCTTGGGATTATGAAAATAAAAAAGTCTTAATTTCCGAAAAAAATCAACCTTCTTCTCAAGTTTTAACTAAAACTGAACATGGAGAAGGAAAAAAGACCAGTAAGGTTTTTCAGGAAAAACCAAATAATCCTACAACAAATGTCGTTAATCAAGCGATTTATAATCAAACTCAAGGGGATAAACTCGCACAAGGATTGGTGGATGAGATTTCCAGAGAATTTATTACCGCAGAATCAAAAACCGCAGGAAACCCTACTCTATGTCCGGGTAAAGTCGTAAAATTAACGGAAATGGGTAAATACAGTGGTCAATATTATGTTACCCAAACCCGTCACACCTACCAAAAAGGGAATTATCTAACAGAATTTTCCGTTAAAGGAATTCATGGGAAAGAAAATAGTACAATTAATCAATCATCAGAAAATGGGTCTAATGGTCATAGCGTTTTAGTGGGAATTGTCTCAAATAATAAAGATCCTAAAGGATGGGGTAGAGTTAGAGTTAAATTTCCCACTCTAACAGAAGACCATGAAAGTTATTGGGCCAGAGTAGTGGGAATTGGCGCGGGAAATAATCGCGGTTTTGACTGTTTACCAGAAATTAATGATGAGGTATTAGTTGTATTTGAAAATGGGGATATTCATCGTCCTTATGTTGTTGGTGGAGTGTGGAATGGAAAAGATAAACCGCCGGAAAAAATAGATAATACTATAGATGATGGAAAAGTAAGGCTAAGAACTTTTAAAACCAGAACGGGGCACACTTTACAATTTGTTGAAGAAGATAAAAGCGGCGTAAAAAAAGGTATTTATTTGGATAGTGTTTATGGTCATCAGGTACATCTTAAAGATACGGAGAAAAATATTCAATTAAAAACTAAAAATGGCCATTTAGTCAATTTAGCTGATGAGCAAAAACAAATCGAAATAAAAACCCAAAATGGTCATATTGTTAATTTGAACGATCAGAATAATCAAATTTCTCTTAAAACTTCACAAGGTGCAAAGGCCACAATTACCATGACAGGAACAACAGGAGATATTACCATCAAAAGTACCTTAGGTAAAATTGCAATCGTTGGACAAACAGAGGTTTCTGTAAAAGCGTTGAATACCAAAATTAATGCCACCGGACAAGTGGACGTAAGTGCCAGTGGAATTGTTAATATTAAAGGGGCAATGGTTAAGATTAATTAA
- a CDS encoding phage tail protein translates to MVNFPEILTVSRFYVELKLDGSDDRVDAVFMECQGLEVTTNVISITEVTAQKWGKNGQNRGRLVQTKIPSNYRYIDLVLKRGLTTSTVMWDWLASIQGGNWDQQRRDGSLTLYNQAGNEQFRFQFYRAWPTRYHINDLNVQGSAYEIETIELAIEELKRTQINSSVS, encoded by the coding sequence ATGGTTAATTTTCCAGAAATTTTAACGGTTTCACGATTCTATGTTGAACTTAAACTTGATGGGAGTGATGACCGAGTTGATGCGGTTTTCATGGAATGCCAAGGGTTAGAAGTAACAACCAATGTTATTTCTATTACAGAAGTTACTGCCCAAAAATGGGGGAAAAACGGACAGAATCGTGGCCGATTAGTTCAGACTAAAATTCCGAGTAATTATCGTTATATCGATCTGGTTTTGAAACGAGGGTTAACCACTTCTACAGTAATGTGGGATTGGTTAGCTTCTATTCAAGGAGGGAATTGGGATCAACAGAGAAGAGATGGTTCTTTGACTTTATATAATCAAGCGGGAAATGAACAATTTCGCTTTCAATTTTACCGCGCTTGGCCAACTCGATATCATATTAATGATCTTAATGTTCAAGGATCTGCTTATGAAATTGAAACCATTGAATTGGCGATTGAAGAGTTAAAAAGAACTCAAATTAATTCGTCTGTTTCTTAG
- a CDS encoding tetratricopeptide repeat protein, which translates to MLILGLFSRFSVKVSSQEVFHDYSYWAQLCETFAQIEDYEQANAACNSAISLNAKDPKIWEIWANVLLKLQKYPQALVSFQQLLRLKPESSFASIGECEVLYNLNQYEQAIGSCELALKKDQSWQNASPQRAWYFRGEAFRQLNQLENAFFSYDWAIKTDPTYSPAFSGMCLVFFQENQYQSALEACQTARFNNSWDGLETTLAWEYEGKIYHQLQQYSQALNAYNEVLAREPQNGLVWRRKAEILETIGNYSQAITANAWALQFMPDDRLTLTQQCALLNLISQSTPPANVASNSQNKETNKDNQGQGSEQNDYTKALASCDQALQKGTGNWNELGPALAWNQRGNALIGLKRYEEALESFEKALSLEPNYGEAWRNRSVALWHLEEYPQALMSVEQAITINPMDSQAWFNKAIILTQQKQYNEAITAYDQALAGNINYQSPSAKVPILVNQSAVFWQLKQYQAALLSAQSALDLNPDSLAKTKALYNKSLALISLENYQQAEETLKYLLEIAPENQSAQDAMKFIQQKINSMNEQK; encoded by the coding sequence ATGCTTATTTTGGGATTATTCAGTCGATTTTCGGTAAAAGTATCCTCTCAAGAAGTTTTCCATGATTATTCCTATTGGGCGCAATTGTGTGAAACTTTCGCCCAAATAGAAGATTATGAACAAGCTAACGCCGCTTGTAATAGCGCTATCTCCCTAAATGCCAAAGATCCCAAGATTTGGGAAATCTGGGCTAACGTTTTACTAAAATTGCAAAAATATCCCCAAGCGTTAGTCTCATTTCAACAACTACTACGACTTAAACCGGAATCCTCTTTTGCTTCTATTGGTGAATGTGAAGTCCTTTATAATCTTAACCAATATGAACAAGCGATCGGCTCTTGTGAATTGGCGTTAAAAAAGGATCAGTCTTGGCAAAATGCCTCCCCCCAAAGAGCATGGTATTTTCGCGGGGAAGCGTTTCGTCAGTTAAATCAACTGGAAAATGCTTTTTTCTCCTATGATTGGGCAATTAAAACCGATCCTACTTATTCTCCGGCTTTTTCCGGTATGTGCTTAGTTTTTTTTCAGGAAAATCAATATCAATCAGCACTAGAAGCTTGTCAAACAGCCCGTTTTAATAATTCTTGGGATGGTTTGGAAACTACCCTAGCATGGGAATATGAAGGGAAAATTTATCATCAATTACAACAATATTCCCAAGCACTGAATGCTTACAATGAAGTTTTGGCAAGAGAACCCCAAAATGGCCTAGTTTGGCGACGAAAAGCGGAAATATTAGAAACGATTGGCAATTATTCCCAGGCTATTACAGCTAACGCTTGGGCGTTACAATTTATGCCTGATGATCGCTTAACCTTAACCCAACAATGCGCCCTCCTCAATCTCATTAGTCAGTCAACCCCCCCCGCTAATGTAGCCAGCAACAGCCAAAATAAAGAGACTAACAAAGATAATCAAGGTCAAGGTTCAGAACAAAACGATTATACTAAAGCTTTAGCGAGTTGTGATCAAGCCTTACAAAAAGGGACAGGAAACTGGAACGAGTTAGGACCGGCTTTAGCTTGGAATCAGCGAGGGAATGCCTTAATCGGTTTAAAACGCTATGAAGAAGCACTTGAGTCTTTTGAAAAGGCGCTTTCTTTAGAACCTAACTATGGGGAAGCTTGGAGGAATCGTTCTGTGGCATTATGGCACTTAGAGGAGTATCCTCAAGCTTTAATGTCTGTTGAACAAGCTATTACTATTAATCCAATGGATTCTCAAGCATGGTTTAATAAAGCTATAATTTTGACCCAACAAAAGCAGTACAATGAAGCGATTACCGCCTACGATCAAGCTTTAGCAGGAAATATTAATTATCAATCTCCCAGTGCTAAAGTGCCCATTTTAGTTAATCAAAGTGCCGTTTTTTGGCAACTTAAACAATATCAAGCTGCCTTACTTAGCGCTCAATCTGCTTTAGATCTTAATCCTGATTCCTTGGCAAAAACCAAAGCTTTATATAATAAAAGTCTGGCTTTAATTTCTTTAGAAAACTATCAGCAAGCAGAAGAAACATTAAAATATCTTTTAGAAATAGCACCGGAAAATCAATCGGCTCAAGATGCCATGAAATTTATTCAACAAAAAATAAATTCAATGAATGAACAGAAATAA
- a CDS encoding phage tail protein has protein sequence MPDIQYVTNSKFYFEIDGITGLIVKSVTGPEISMDIVGGDTAIGVTKDAKTQTQATIGGVKYNSTITLTYVAGNESDQKKLSDWYNDCHPDTYSGGGSKAMGSRKTGKLSIYNPDGKEAMRFDFTDLFPGNKQQVSSLSIEESGKLAEDTLELYFTKVVRAV, from the coding sequence ATGCCAGATATTCAATATGTAACTAACTCAAAATTCTATTTTGAAATTGACGGGATTACTGGATTAATTGTTAAATCGGTCACCGGTCCAGAAATTTCTATGGACATTGTAGGAGGAGATACCGCCATTGGGGTGACAAAAGACGCTAAAACTCAAACCCAAGCAACCATAGGAGGAGTTAAATATAACTCGACTATTACCTTAACCTATGTAGCGGGAAATGAAAGCGATCAAAAGAAACTGAGTGATTGGTACAATGATTGTCATCCTGATACTTATTCCGGTGGGGGATCTAAAGCGATGGGAAGTCGGAAAACCGGCAAATTATCTATCTATAATCCTGATGGAAAAGAAGCCATGCGCTTCGATTTTACCGATCTGTTTCCGGGAAATAAACAACAAGTTTCCAGCTTATCCATTGAGGAATCCGGGAAATTAGCAGAAGATACCCTTGAACTCTATTTTACCAAGGTTGTTCGGGCTGTATAA
- a CDS encoding phage tail sheath family protein, which produces MALDYFAPGVYVEEVDRGSRPIEGVSLSVAGFIGFTEDVRGDAELFKPIMITNWSQYLEYFGKEGSDGFTDFNAYLPFAVQGWFLNGGGRCWVISIGTKLPGTPAPSEEEIATKLKSSGGKPSISLNLKLPEADGDTPALPASTERITVVIEDSTPKPLPEDAPEDAEPPLNTGEYFKLKVRQGNRVLEEYEHLSMNPEVATAEGDYVVTMLEASEYITVADISSSGQFLSRRPSNGNYEVAPPPYIAPPERLNRDITGSRDERQGMQGLLEIDEVAMFAFPDLMKAYETGLINLEQVHGVMEMMLSLCENSFPGPPYRMAVLDAPPVKPSKSFDPVLPERQKPQDVAQWLSAFNRRSMFGALYYPWIKVANPRNQGLPIYVPPCGHMMGIWCRTDQNRGVFKAPANDTPRGVLGLAYETNMREQELLNPIGINCIRNFANYNRGYLVWGARTLVDPTNIQWRYISVRRLMSYIEKSIEIGTQWVVFEPNDSDLWGRVSRVVSNFLERLWREGALFGASPAEAFFVKCDASINTNETIMMGRLYIEIGVSPVRPAEFVIFRISQWAPNQ; this is translated from the coding sequence ATGGCATTGGATTATTTTGCTCCAGGTGTCTATGTCGAAGAAGTCGATCGCGGGAGTCGTCCCATAGAAGGGGTAAGCTTAAGCGTAGCGGGTTTTATCGGCTTTACCGAAGATGTGCGAGGAGATGCAGAACTCTTCAAACCGATTATGATTACCAACTGGAGTCAGTATTTAGAATATTTTGGCAAAGAGGGATCGGACGGTTTTACGGATTTTAACGCTTATTTGCCCTTTGCGGTACAAGGTTGGTTTCTTAATGGGGGTGGGCGCTGTTGGGTGATCAGTATTGGCACAAAATTACCAGGAACTCCCGCCCCATCCGAAGAAGAAATCGCCACAAAACTCAAGTCTTCTGGCGGAAAACCTTCCATCAGTTTAAATCTTAAACTTCCGGAAGCAGATGGAGATACCCCCGCTTTACCGGCTTCTACTGAGAGAATTACGGTGGTGATTGAAGATTCTACCCCTAAACCCTTACCAGAAGATGCACCAGAAGATGCAGAACCCCCTTTAAATACCGGAGAATACTTTAAACTCAAGGTTAGACAAGGGAATAGGGTTTTAGAAGAATACGAACATCTGAGCATGAACCCAGAAGTGGCAACCGCAGAAGGGGATTATGTCGTGACGATGTTAGAAGCGTCTGAATATATTACCGTTGCAGACATTTCTTCTAGCGGACAATTTTTATCCCGTCGCCCTTCTAATGGGAATTATGAAGTCGCGCCGCCTCCCTACATCGCTCCACCTGAGCGCTTAAACCGGGATATTACCGGCTCTCGAGATGAACGTCAAGGAATGCAAGGCTTACTGGAAATTGATGAAGTGGCTATGTTTGCCTTCCCTGATTTAATGAAAGCCTATGAAACAGGGTTAATCAATCTTGAGCAGGTGCATGGTGTGATGGAAATGATGCTCAGTCTTTGCGAAAATTCCTTTCCTGGCCCCCCCTATCGCATGGCTGTTTTAGATGCGCCGCCAGTTAAACCCAGTAAAAGCTTTGATCCCGTCTTACCCGAACGACAAAAACCCCAAGATGTCGCCCAATGGTTAAGCGCCTTTAACCGTCGTTCCATGTTTGGCGCTTTGTATTATCCTTGGATAAAAGTTGCTAATCCCCGGAATCAAGGATTACCCATTTATGTCCCCCCTTGTGGTCACATGATGGGAATTTGGTGCAGAACTGACCAAAATCGAGGAGTTTTTAAAGCTCCCGCTAACGATACACCTAGAGGCGTGTTAGGGTTAGCCTACGAAACCAATATGCGGGAACAAGAATTACTTAACCCCATAGGGATTAACTGTATTCGTAACTTTGCTAACTACAATCGAGGTTATCTGGTTTGGGGAGCTAGAACATTAGTAGATCCGACTAATATTCAATGGCGTTATATTAGTGTGCGTCGTTTGATGAGCTACATTGAAAAATCCATAGAAATAGGGACTCAATGGGTTGTTTTTGAACCCAATGACTCCGATTTGTGGGGGCGGGTTTCTCGCGTGGTCAGTAATTTCTTAGAAAGGTTGTGGAGAGAAGGGGCATTATTTGGCGCGTCTCCTGCGGAAGCTTTCTTTGTTAAATGTGATGCCTCCATTAATACCAATGAAACGATTATGATGGGTCGTCTTTATATTGAAATTGGAGTTTCTCCAGTTCGTCCGGCGGAATTTGTCATTTTCCGCATTAGTCAGTGGGCCCCCAATCAATAA